In one Oscillospiraceae bacterium genomic region, the following are encoded:
- a CDS encoding transcriptional regulator yields the protein MERTKYRVLLCAADYGSFSKAAELTGYTPSGVAHMMNAVEAEFGFPIFLRGRRGVSLTEDGKRVLPVLRELARWDEQLEQTVSEIRGLSTGVVTIGAYSSIASHWLPPVIKRFKQDFPGIRVRLMEGIRQEVESWLAQRRVDLAFYSYQEPMPYEWIPLKDDPMLAVLPADHPLAGAAEYPVEACMEENFIMPALGRDDDVAELLSRLRLSPRISLSTLENYAAMCMIEQGLGMSIMNELITKNWDCDVALLPLRPPQHITLGIAVPALAEASPAARKFVAYARELAE from the coding sequence ATGGAGCGCACCAAGTACCGGGTGCTGCTGTGCGCGGCGGATTACGGCAGCTTTTCCAAGGCCGCGGAGCTGACGGGCTACACGCCCTCCGGCGTGGCCCACATGATGAACGCGGTGGAGGCCGAGTTCGGCTTCCCCATCTTCCTGCGGGGCCGCCGGGGGGTGTCGCTGACCGAGGACGGGAAGCGGGTGCTGCCCGTCCTGCGGGAGCTGGCCCGCTGGGACGAGCAGCTGGAGCAGACCGTGTCGGAGATCCGGGGGCTGTCCACCGGCGTGGTGACCATTGGGGCCTACTCCTCCATCGCCTCCCACTGGCTGCCGCCGGTGATCAAGCGCTTCAAGCAGGACTTCCCCGGCATCCGGGTGCGGCTGATGGAGGGCATCCGCCAGGAGGTGGAGAGCTGGCTGGCCCAGCGGCGGGTGGATCTGGCCTTCTACAGCTACCAGGAGCCCATGCCCTACGAGTGGATCCCCCTCAAGGACGACCCCATGCTGGCCGTGCTCCCGGCAGACCACCCCCTGGCCGGGGCGGCGGAGTACCCGGTGGAGGCCTGCATGGAGGAGAACTTCATCATGCCCGCCCTGGGGCGGGACGACGACGTGGCCGAGCTGCTCAGCCGCCTGCGCCTCTCCCCCCGCATCTCCCTGTCCACCCTGGAGAACTACGCCGCCATGTGCATGATCGAACAGGGCCTGGGCATGAGCATCATGAACGAGCTGATTACGAAAAACTGGGACTGCGACGTGGCCCTGCTCCCCCTCCGCCCGCCCCAGCACATCACCCTGGGCATCGCCGTGCCCGCCCTGGCGGAGGCATCCCCCGCCGCGCGGAAGTTCGTGGCCTACGCCCGGGAATTGGCCGAATAG